A single window of Ictalurus furcatus strain D&B chromosome 3, Billie_1.0, whole genome shotgun sequence DNA harbors:
- the dync2li1 gene encoding cytoplasmic dynein 2 light intermediate chain 1 isoform X3, which translates to MRKISTDTLWDLAADEVRARERRSRQDQDDDDENEEDGHAPCERTVFFMGSKTGGKTTILFRCIDRDETPKPTLALEYTFGRRARAHSTLKDIAHLWELGGGTSLSDLVQIPITSQNLSMLSLVLVLDLSKPNALWTTMEKLLQAALNQVEKAFAITTRPGEARPSKQLSQSRALRILPKDHPDRELISPFPVPLLMIGSKFDIFQDFESEKRKVICKTLRFLAHYYGASLIFTSSKSETTVSKVKNFFNHLAFGTERGKYFSTDPSKPLVIPAGLDSLSQIGSVAVDLGTLHAKTPLDLWKKVFERFFPPESTNERKEVKDPAKDPQYSELLIDAMRAQKDQELEQYKRELAKSWKGLTLES; encoded by the exons ATGCGTAAAATAAG tacTGACACCCTGTGGGATTTGGCTGCAGATGAGGTCCGGGCCAGAGAGAGAAGAAGTAGACAAgatcaggatgatgatgatgagaatgaGGAGGATGGCCATGCGCCCTGCGAGAGGACTGTTTTCTTTATGGGCAGTAAAACTGGG GGTAAAACAACAATACTATTCAGGTGTATTGACAG AGATGAAACCCCCAAACCAACCCTGGCTTTGGAGTACACGTTCGGTAGGCGAGCAAGAGCACACAGCACA CTCAAAGATATAGCTCACCTGTGGGAACTGGGAGGAGGCACATCTTTATCAGATCTTGTGCAGATACCCATCACATCTCAGAACCTCAG CATGTTGTCTCTGGTGTTGGTATTGGACCTGTCTAAGCCCAATGCACTCTGGACCACCATGGAGAAACTCCTTCAGGCAGCTCTAAACCAAGTGGAAAAGGCATTTGCCATAACCACAAGGCCAGGAGAGGCCAGACCCAGCAAACAGTTAAGCCAAAGCAGAGCGTTGCGTATCCTCCCCAAAGACCACCCA GACAGAGAGCTCATCAGCCCCTTCCCTGTGCCTCTTCTTATGATTGGTAGCAAGTTTGACATCTTTCAG GACTTTGAGTCAGAGAAGAGGAAGGTGATTTGTAAGACCCTGCGTTTTCTGGCGCATTACTATGGTGCATCCCTGATA TTCACTAGCAGTAAATCAGAGACAACAGTGTCTAAAGTCAAGAACTTCTTCAATCATCTAGCCTTTGGGACTGAGAGAGG gAAGTATTTCTCTACAGACCCCAGCAAGCCTCTCGTAATTCCAGCAGGCTTAGACTCTCTCAGTCAGATAG GATCTGTTGCCGTTGATCTTGGAACACTGCACGCTAAAACTCCACTGGACCTGTGGAAAAAAGTTTTTGAAAGGTTTTTTCCTCCAGAG AGCACTAATGAACGCAAGGAAGTGAAAGATCCCGCCAAAGACCCCCAGTACAGTGAACTACTTATAGATGCCATGAGAGCACAGAAAGACCAG gagctggagcagTATAAGCGAGAACTGGCAAAGTCATGGAAAGGCTTGACTCTGGAGTCCTAG
- the dync2li1 gene encoding cytoplasmic dynein 2 light intermediate chain 1 isoform X2: protein MRKISTDTLWDLAADEVRARERRSRQDQDDDDENEEDGHAPCERTVFFMGSKTGGKTTILFRCIDRDETPKPTLALEYTFGRRARAHSTLKDIAHLWELGGGTSLSDLVQIPITSQNLSMLSLVLVLDLSKPNALWTTMEKLLQAALNQVEKAFAITTRPGEARPSKQLSQSRALRILPKDHPDRELISPFPVPLLMIGSKFDIFQDFESEKRKVICKTLRFLAHYYGASLIFTSSKSETTVSKVKNFFNHLAFGTERGKYFSTDPSKPLVIPAGLDSLSQIGSVAVDLGTLHAKTPLDLWKKVFERFFPPESTNERKEVKDPAKDPQYSELLIDAMRAQKDQYLEYLVQITVTGSSGAVCQSALHVCFMKCSSQILFMEFLFETLS, encoded by the exons ATGCGTAAAATAAG tacTGACACCCTGTGGGATTTGGCTGCAGATGAGGTCCGGGCCAGAGAGAGAAGAAGTAGACAAgatcaggatgatgatgatgagaatgaGGAGGATGGCCATGCGCCCTGCGAGAGGACTGTTTTCTTTATGGGCAGTAAAACTGGG GGTAAAACAACAATACTATTCAGGTGTATTGACAG AGATGAAACCCCCAAACCAACCCTGGCTTTGGAGTACACGTTCGGTAGGCGAGCAAGAGCACACAGCACA CTCAAAGATATAGCTCACCTGTGGGAACTGGGAGGAGGCACATCTTTATCAGATCTTGTGCAGATACCCATCACATCTCAGAACCTCAG CATGTTGTCTCTGGTGTTGGTATTGGACCTGTCTAAGCCCAATGCACTCTGGACCACCATGGAGAAACTCCTTCAGGCAGCTCTAAACCAAGTGGAAAAGGCATTTGCCATAACCACAAGGCCAGGAGAGGCCAGACCCAGCAAACAGTTAAGCCAAAGCAGAGCGTTGCGTATCCTCCCCAAAGACCACCCA GACAGAGAGCTCATCAGCCCCTTCCCTGTGCCTCTTCTTATGATTGGTAGCAAGTTTGACATCTTTCAG GACTTTGAGTCAGAGAAGAGGAAGGTGATTTGTAAGACCCTGCGTTTTCTGGCGCATTACTATGGTGCATCCCTGATA TTCACTAGCAGTAAATCAGAGACAACAGTGTCTAAAGTCAAGAACTTCTTCAATCATCTAGCCTTTGGGACTGAGAGAGG gAAGTATTTCTCTACAGACCCCAGCAAGCCTCTCGTAATTCCAGCAGGCTTAGACTCTCTCAGTCAGATAG GATCTGTTGCCGTTGATCTTGGAACACTGCACGCTAAAACTCCACTGGACCTGTGGAAAAAAGTTTTTGAAAGGTTTTTTCCTCCAGAG AGCACTAATGAACGCAAGGAAGTGAAAGATCCCGCCAAAGACCCCCAGTACAGTGAACTACTTATAGATGCCATGAGAGCACAGAAAGACCAG TACCTGGAATACTTAGTGCAAATAACAGTCACAGGGAGCAGTGGAGCAGTGTGTCAAAGTGCACTGCATGTGTGTTTCATGAAGTGTTCCAGTCAGATCCTATTTATGGAGTTTTTGTTTGAAACCCTTTCATGA
- the dync2li1 gene encoding cytoplasmic dynein 2 light intermediate chain 1 isoform X1 gives MRKISTDTLWDLAADEVRARERRSRQDQDDDDENEEDGHAPCERTVFFMGSKTGGKTTILFRCIDRDETPKPTLALEYTFGRRARAHSTLKDIAHLWELGGGTSLSDLVQIPITSQNLSMLSLVLVLDLSKPNALWTTMEKLLQAALNQVEKAFAITTRPGEARPSKQLSQSRALRILPKDHPDRELISPFPVPLLMIGSKFDIFQDFESEKRKVICKTLRFLAHYYGASLIFTSSKSETTVSKVKNFFNHLAFGTERGKYFSTDPSKPLVIPAGLDSLSQIGSVAVDLGTLHAKTPLDLWKKVFERFFPPESTNERKEVKDPAKDPQYSELLIDAMRAQKDQAEYLEYLVQITVTGSSGAVCQSALHVCFMKCSSQILFMEFLFETLS, from the exons ATGCGTAAAATAAG tacTGACACCCTGTGGGATTTGGCTGCAGATGAGGTCCGGGCCAGAGAGAGAAGAAGTAGACAAgatcaggatgatgatgatgagaatgaGGAGGATGGCCATGCGCCCTGCGAGAGGACTGTTTTCTTTATGGGCAGTAAAACTGGG GGTAAAACAACAATACTATTCAGGTGTATTGACAG AGATGAAACCCCCAAACCAACCCTGGCTTTGGAGTACACGTTCGGTAGGCGAGCAAGAGCACACAGCACA CTCAAAGATATAGCTCACCTGTGGGAACTGGGAGGAGGCACATCTTTATCAGATCTTGTGCAGATACCCATCACATCTCAGAACCTCAG CATGTTGTCTCTGGTGTTGGTATTGGACCTGTCTAAGCCCAATGCACTCTGGACCACCATGGAGAAACTCCTTCAGGCAGCTCTAAACCAAGTGGAAAAGGCATTTGCCATAACCACAAGGCCAGGAGAGGCCAGACCCAGCAAACAGTTAAGCCAAAGCAGAGCGTTGCGTATCCTCCCCAAAGACCACCCA GACAGAGAGCTCATCAGCCCCTTCCCTGTGCCTCTTCTTATGATTGGTAGCAAGTTTGACATCTTTCAG GACTTTGAGTCAGAGAAGAGGAAGGTGATTTGTAAGACCCTGCGTTTTCTGGCGCATTACTATGGTGCATCCCTGATA TTCACTAGCAGTAAATCAGAGACAACAGTGTCTAAAGTCAAGAACTTCTTCAATCATCTAGCCTTTGGGACTGAGAGAGG gAAGTATTTCTCTACAGACCCCAGCAAGCCTCTCGTAATTCCAGCAGGCTTAGACTCTCTCAGTCAGATAG GATCTGTTGCCGTTGATCTTGGAACACTGCACGCTAAAACTCCACTGGACCTGTGGAAAAAAGTTTTTGAAAGGTTTTTTCCTCCAGAG AGCACTAATGAACGCAAGGAAGTGAAAGATCCCGCCAAAGACCCCCAGTACAGTGAACTACTTATAGATGCCATGAGAGCACAGAAAGACCA GGCTGAGTACCTGGAATACTTAGTGCAAATAACAGTCACAGGGAGCAGTGGAGCAGTGTGTCAAAGTGCACTGCATGTGTGTTTCATGAAGTGTTCCAGTCAGATCCTATTTATGGAGTTTTTGTTTGAAACCCTTTCATGA
- the dync2li1 gene encoding cytoplasmic dynein 2 light intermediate chain 1 isoform X4: protein MRKISTDTLWDLAADEVRARERRSRQDQDDDDENEEDGHAPCERTVFFMGSKTGGKTTILFRCIDRDETPKPTLALEYTFGRRARAHSTLKDIAHLWELGGGTSLSDLVQIPITSQNLSMLSLVLVLDLSKPNALWTTMEKLLQAALNQVEKAFAITTRPGEARPSKQLSQSRALRILPKDHPDRELISPFPVPLLMIGSKFDIFQDFESEKRKVICKTLRFLAHYYGASLIFTSSKSETTVSKVKNFFNHLAFGTERGKYFSTDPSKPLVIPAGLDSLSQIGSVAVDLGTLHAKTPLDLWKKVFERFFPPESTNERKEVKDPAKDPQYSELLIDAMRAQKDQCK from the exons ATGCGTAAAATAAG tacTGACACCCTGTGGGATTTGGCTGCAGATGAGGTCCGGGCCAGAGAGAGAAGAAGTAGACAAgatcaggatgatgatgatgagaatgaGGAGGATGGCCATGCGCCCTGCGAGAGGACTGTTTTCTTTATGGGCAGTAAAACTGGG GGTAAAACAACAATACTATTCAGGTGTATTGACAG AGATGAAACCCCCAAACCAACCCTGGCTTTGGAGTACACGTTCGGTAGGCGAGCAAGAGCACACAGCACA CTCAAAGATATAGCTCACCTGTGGGAACTGGGAGGAGGCACATCTTTATCAGATCTTGTGCAGATACCCATCACATCTCAGAACCTCAG CATGTTGTCTCTGGTGTTGGTATTGGACCTGTCTAAGCCCAATGCACTCTGGACCACCATGGAGAAACTCCTTCAGGCAGCTCTAAACCAAGTGGAAAAGGCATTTGCCATAACCACAAGGCCAGGAGAGGCCAGACCCAGCAAACAGTTAAGCCAAAGCAGAGCGTTGCGTATCCTCCCCAAAGACCACCCA GACAGAGAGCTCATCAGCCCCTTCCCTGTGCCTCTTCTTATGATTGGTAGCAAGTTTGACATCTTTCAG GACTTTGAGTCAGAGAAGAGGAAGGTGATTTGTAAGACCCTGCGTTTTCTGGCGCATTACTATGGTGCATCCCTGATA TTCACTAGCAGTAAATCAGAGACAACAGTGTCTAAAGTCAAGAACTTCTTCAATCATCTAGCCTTTGGGACTGAGAGAGG gAAGTATTTCTCTACAGACCCCAGCAAGCCTCTCGTAATTCCAGCAGGCTTAGACTCTCTCAGTCAGATAG GATCTGTTGCCGTTGATCTTGGAACACTGCACGCTAAAACTCCACTGGACCTGTGGAAAAAAGTTTTTGAAAGGTTTTTTCCTCCAGAG AGCACTAATGAACGCAAGGAAGTGAAAGATCCCGCCAAAGACCCCCAGTACAGTGAACTACTTATAGATGCCATGAGAGCACAGAAAGACCAG TGCAAATAA